One Triplophysa rosa linkage group LG9, Trosa_1v2, whole genome shotgun sequence genomic window carries:
- the gng2 gene encoding guanine nucleotide-binding protein G(I)/G(S)/G(O) subunit gamma-2 produces MATNNTASIAQARKLVEQLKMEANIDRIKVSKAAADLTSYCEAHAKEDPLLSPVPASENPFREKKFFCAIL; encoded by the exons ATGGCCACCAACAACACAGCTAGCATTGCCCAGGCTCGCAAACTGGTGGAGCAGCTCAAGATGGAGGCCAATATAGACAGAATAAAG GTCTCCAAAGCGGCAGCCGATTTGACATCATACTGTGAAGCCCACGCTAAAGAAGACCCTCTGCTCTCCCCTGTGCCTGCATCTGAGAATCCTTTCAGAGAGAAGAAGTTCTTCTGTGCCATCCTATAA